One genomic window of Novosphingobium aureum includes the following:
- the purL gene encoding phosphoribosylformylglycinamidine synthase subunit PurL, with protein MSEITPDVVEAHGLNPEEYERVLSALGREPNLVELGIFSVMWSEHCSYKSSRFHLKQLPTEAPWVICGPGENAGVIDIGDGQAAIFKMESHNHPSYIEPYQGAATGVGGILRDVFTMGARPVANMNALRFGRPEHPKMKHLVQGVVAGIGGYGNCVGVPTVGGETNFHKAYDGNILVNAMTVGVADTDKIFYCAATGLGNPIVYVGSKTGRDGIHGATMASADFDEHSDEKRPTVQVGDPFTEKLLIEACLELMATDAIVAIQDMGAAGLTSSSVEMASKGGAGIRLDMNKVPCREEAMTPYEMMLSESQERMLMVLKPGKEAMAEAIFRKWELDFAVIGEVTDTGHMVLEFNGEVVCDIPLGPLADDAPEYQRPYVTPEEYKAWAAVPTMGEVPATTDVAADLLTLMGSADLASRKWIWEQYDSQVGADTMQKSGGDAAVVRVHGTKKALAISTDCTPRYCYADPYEGGKQAVAETYRNITATGGLPLAITNCLNFANPQRPEIMAQIVGCLGGMGDACRALDYPIVSGNVSLYNESKATGGGSAILPTPAIGGVGLLADHETMTTLAFKNEGDEILVLGGEGTHLGQSLWLKTIGGREAGDAPAVDLKAEAARGGLVRAWIAEGKVSAVHDISDGGLVVALAEMALASGLGCTLDAELSTAQAFGEDQGRYIVTSPAGTDLPGAVRIGTVGGTSVAGVEIAALREANEAFFRDWMEA; from the coding sequence ATGAGCGAAATCACCCCTGACGTCGTCGAGGCTCACGGCCTCAATCCCGAGGAATACGAGCGCGTGCTGAGCGCGCTGGGCCGCGAGCCGAACCTCGTCGAGCTCGGCATCTTCTCGGTCATGTGGTCCGAGCACTGCTCGTACAAGTCGAGTCGCTTCCACCTCAAGCAGCTCCCGACCGAGGCGCCCTGGGTGATCTGCGGCCCCGGCGAGAACGCGGGCGTGATCGACATCGGCGACGGACAGGCCGCCATCTTCAAGATGGAGAGCCACAACCACCCCAGCTACATCGAGCCCTACCAGGGTGCGGCGACGGGCGTGGGCGGCATCCTGCGCGACGTCTTCACGATGGGCGCGCGTCCGGTCGCGAACATGAACGCGCTGCGCTTCGGGCGTCCCGAGCACCCCAAGATGAAGCACCTCGTGCAGGGCGTCGTCGCGGGCATCGGCGGCTACGGCAACTGCGTGGGCGTTCCTACCGTCGGCGGCGAGACCAACTTCCACAAGGCCTACGACGGCAACATCCTCGTCAATGCGATGACCGTGGGCGTCGCCGATACCGACAAGATCTTCTACTGCGCCGCGACCGGCCTTGGTAATCCGATCGTCTACGTCGGCTCGAAGACCGGCCGCGACGGCATCCACGGCGCGACCATGGCCTCGGCCGACTTCGACGAGCATTCGGACGAGAAGCGCCCGACCGTGCAGGTCGGCGATCCCTTCACCGAGAAGCTGCTGATCGAGGCCTGCCTCGAACTCATGGCGACCGATGCCATCGTCGCGATCCAGGACATGGGCGCTGCCGGCCTCACCTCCTCCTCGGTCGAGATGGCCTCCAAGGGCGGCGCCGGTATCCGTCTCGACATGAACAAGGTCCCGTGCCGCGAAGAGGCGATGACGCCTTACGAGATGATGCTCTCGGAGAGCCAGGAGCGCATGCTCATGGTCCTGAAGCCCGGCAAGGAAGCCATGGCCGAGGCGATCTTCAGGAAGTGGGAGCTCGACTTCGCGGTCATCGGCGAAGTGACCGACACCGGCCACATGGTGCTCGAGTTCAACGGCGAGGTCGTGTGCGACATCCCGCTCGGCCCGCTCGCCGACGATGCGCCCGAGTACCAGCGCCCTTACGTCACGCCTGAGGAATACAAGGCCTGGGCCGCCGTACCCACCATGGGCGAGGTCCCCGCCACGACCGACGTGGCCGCGGACCTGCTCACGCTCATGGGCAGCGCCGATCTCGCGTCGCGCAAGTGGATCTGGGAACAGTACGACAGCCAGGTCGGTGCCGACACGATGCAGAAGTCGGGCGGCGATGCTGCCGTCGTGCGCGTCCACGGCACGAAGAAGGCGCTCGCGATCAGCACCGACTGCACGCCGCGCTACTGCTACGCCGACCCCTACGAGGGCGGCAAGCAGGCAGTGGCCGAGACCTACCGCAACATCACCGCGACCGGCGGGTTGCCGCTCGCGATCACCAACTGCCTCAACTTCGCCAACCCGCAGCGCCCCGAGATCATGGCGCAGATCGTGGGTTGCCTTGGCGGCATGGGCGATGCGTGCCGCGCGCTCGACTACCCGATCGTCTCGGGCAACGTCTCGCTCTACAACGAGTCCAAGGCCACCGGCGGCGGCTCGGCGATCCTGCCGACCCCGGCAATCGGCGGCGTCGGCCTGCTCGCCGACCACGAGACCATGACCACCCTCGCCTTCAAGAACGAAGGCGACGAGATCCTCGTGCTGGGCGGCGAAGGCACTCACCTCGGGCAGTCGCTCTGGCTCAAGACCATCGGTGGTCGCGAGGCCGGTGATGCACCGGCAGTCGACCTCAAGGCCGAAGCTGCACGTGGCGGCCTCGTGCGCGCCTGGATTGCCGAGGGCAAGGTCAGCGCGGTCCACGACATCTCCGACGGCGGCCTCGTCGTCGCGCTTGCCGAGATGGCGCTTGCCAGCGGCTTGGGCTGCACGCTCGACGCCGAACTCTCGACCGCGCAGGCATTCGGCGAGGATCAGGGCCGATACATCGTGACTTCTCCTGCAGGGACCGACCTGCCCGGCGCAGTTCGCATCGGCACCGTCGGCGGCACTAGCGTCGCGGGCGTCGAGATCGCAGCACTGCGTGAAGCCAACGAGGCATTCTTCCGCGACTGGATGGAAGCCTGA
- the serB gene encoding phosphoserine phosphatase SerB, giving the protein MLIARLIAEPENLSAKIDAARSDMEAGGLRLASAAMLDFCDQTMQLASPDDDVAVMRSALDAHFTPSDGMVCTAEPVVPKVFISDMDSTMIGQECIDELADFAGLKERIAAITERAMQGELDFEAALRERVGLLAGLRESAIDDCLAERIRPMPGARTLVETLKKLGCRTVLVTGGFHHFADPVARELGFEHVVGNRLAVADGKLTGELAGPVVDSAVKKATLLAEIEAAHSGLGTPVTSLATGDGANDIPMLEAATYGIAYHAKPKARSAANGWVDRGDLTSVLRMLGIDEQTWVHG; this is encoded by the coding sequence GTGCTCATTGCCCGGCTGATAGCAGAACCGGAAAATCTCTCGGCAAAAATCGACGCCGCGCGCAGCGACATGGAAGCGGGCGGCTTGCGTCTCGCCAGTGCCGCCATGCTCGACTTCTGCGACCAGACCATGCAACTGGCCTCGCCCGACGACGATGTGGCGGTGATGCGCAGCGCGCTCGACGCGCATTTCACGCCGAGCGACGGCATGGTCTGCACCGCCGAGCCGGTGGTGCCCAAGGTCTTCATCTCGGACATGGACTCGACCATGATCGGGCAGGAGTGCATCGATGAACTGGCCGATTTCGCCGGGCTCAAGGAGCGCATCGCGGCGATCACCGAGCGCGCGATGCAGGGCGAACTCGATTTCGAGGCAGCCCTGCGCGAGCGTGTCGGCTTGCTCGCGGGCCTGCGCGAAAGTGCCATCGACGACTGCCTTGCCGAACGAATCCGCCCGATGCCCGGCGCACGCACGCTGGTCGAGACGCTCAAGAAGCTGGGTTGCCGTACCGTGCTGGTGACCGGCGGTTTCCATCACTTCGCCGACCCGGTCGCGCGCGAACTCGGTTTCGAGCATGTCGTCGGCAACCGCCTCGCGGTCGCGGACGGCAAGCTGACCGGGGAACTGGCCGGGCCGGTGGTCGACAGCGCGGTCAAGAAGGCGACCCTGCTTGCCGAGATCGAGGCGGCGCACAGTGGCCTCGGCACGCCGGTTACCTCGCTTGCGACGGGCGACGGTGCGAACGACATCCCCATGCTCGAGGCGGCGACTTACGGAATCGCCTACCATGCCAAGCCCAAGGCACGCAGCGCGGCCAATGGCTGGGTCGACCGCGGCGATCTCACCAGCGTGCTGCGCATGCTCGGCATCGACGAGCAGACCTGGGTGCACGGCTGA
- the miaA gene encoding tRNA (adenosine(37)-N6)-dimethylallyltransferase MiaA — MSTANILDASLDIETGDRPPLALIAGPTASGKSDCAVALAQALERAGRRAAIVNADASQVYADLEVLSARPSLADMGGIEHRLFGAWDGAETCSAADWAARARAEIAALHSQGVVPVLVGGTGLYIRTLLDGIAPVPAIDPQIRAQVRALPVAEAHAALLVEDPERAGALAPADTTRVARALEVVRSTGKPLAHWQQHKVGGIGDAVTLFPAILLPPREALYARCDRRFNLMIERGALAEVEALMARDLDPDLPVMRAIGVPELAAHLRSEIPLETAIERGARATRQYAKRQYTWLRHQPPAEWLKIETENSDPNIICDTLFRSFGLT; from the coding sequence ATGAGCACTGCGAATATCCTTGATGCATCGTTGGACATTGAAACCGGAGACCGGCCACCGCTCGCGCTCATCGCAGGGCCGACGGCCAGCGGCAAGAGCGATTGTGCCGTCGCACTGGCGCAAGCGCTCGAACGCGCTGGACGCAGGGCCGCCATCGTCAATGCCGACGCCTCGCAGGTCTACGCCGACCTCGAAGTCCTGAGCGCGCGCCCCTCGCTCGCGGACATGGGCGGTATCGAACATCGCCTGTTCGGCGCATGGGATGGCGCCGAGACCTGTTCGGCGGCAGACTGGGCCGCGCGTGCCCGCGCCGAGATCGCGGCACTTCATAGCCAAGGCGTAGTGCCCGTGCTCGTGGGCGGCACCGGCCTCTATATCCGCACGTTGCTCGACGGCATCGCCCCGGTCCCCGCAATCGACCCGCAGATCCGCGCGCAAGTGCGCGCCCTGCCCGTCGCCGAGGCACATGCGGCGCTGCTCGTCGAGGACCCCGAGCGCGCCGGCGCACTCGCGCCTGCCGATACCACCCGCGTAGCCCGCGCGCTCGAAGTCGTGCGCTCGACCGGAAAGCCGCTGGCACACTGGCAGCAGCACAAGGTCGGCGGGATCGGCGACGCAGTCACGCTGTTCCCCGCAATCCTGCTGCCCCCCCGCGAGGCCCTCTACGCGCGCTGCGACAGGCGCTTCAACCTTATGATCGAGCGCGGTGCGCTGGCCGAAGTCGAGGCGCTGATGGCCCGCGACCTCGATCCCGATCTGCCGGTAATGCGCGCCATCGGCGTACCCGAACTTGCAGCACACTTGCGCAGCGAAATCCCGCTCGAGACAGCCATCGAGCGAGGCGCCCGGGCGACGAGGCAATATGCCAAGCGCCAATACACCTGGCTACGACATCAGCCTCCGGCAGAATGGCTCAAAATCGAGACCGAAAATTCCGATCCAAATATCATTTGCGACACTTTATTTCGATCTTTTGGCTTGACGTGA
- a CDS encoding peptidylprolyl isomerase, with amino-acid sequence MNFRLSLRALAAGAAMVSAASLASAPVMAQDEAATPAKPAQLSSKIDLDPEHDSENVLVLDLSTGGRVLIRLKPEWAPKHVERIKTLASQGFYDGLIFHRVIDGFMAQTGDPTGTGQGGSQLPDLEAEFNSIPHVRGIVSMARTNEPNTANSQFFIVFYPRFSLDYKYTAFGRVIAGMQYVDAIHRGEPPQDPSKIVQASLYSQHKPAPAAPLGGSANDAPVTLDDLNNSQSN; translated from the coding sequence ATGAATTTTCGCCTTTCCCTTCGCGCGCTGGCTGCCGGTGCGGCCATGGTTTCTGCCGCCAGCCTCGCCAGCGCGCCCGTAATGGCCCAGGATGAGGCTGCCACGCCGGCAAAGCCCGCGCAGCTCTCCAGCAAGATCGACCTCGATCCCGAGCATGATTCCGAGAACGTGCTCGTCCTCGACCTCTCGACCGGTGGACGCGTCCTGATCCGTCTGAAGCCGGAATGGGCTCCCAAGCATGTCGAGCGGATCAAGACGCTGGCCAGCCAGGGCTTTTACGACGGCCTGATCTTCCACCGTGTGATCGACGGCTTCATGGCGCAGACTGGCGATCCGACGGGGACCGGGCAGGGCGGCTCGCAGCTCCCCGACCTCGAGGCCGAGTTCAACTCGATCCCGCACGTGCGCGGCATCGTCTCGATGGCGCGTACCAACGAGCCGAACACGGCGAACAGCCAGTTCTTCATCGTTTTCTACCCGCGCTTCTCGCTCGACTACAAGTACACTGCCTTTGGTCGCGTGATCGCAGGCATGCAGTATGTCGACGCGATCCACCGTGGCGAACCGCCGCAGGATCCCAGCAAGATCGTCCAGGCCTCGCTCTATTCGCAGCACAAGCCTGCTCCGGCGGCACCGCTCGGCGGTTCGGCCAACGATGCTCCGGTAACGCTCGACGATCTCAACAATTCCCAGTCCAACTAA
- the queA gene encoding tRNA preQ1(34) S-adenosylmethionine ribosyltransferase-isomerase QueA → MRVDLFDFDLPNELIALRPARPRDAAKLLVARGDAPFEDLHVRDLPGQLRAGDVLVFNDTRVIPAQLEGRRGEARIGATLHKRLDLRRWQAFVRNAKRLKAGDTVEFPADVTAIAEERHEDGSWTLAFAGEEPVEVLLERAGRMPLPPYIAGKRETDEADKSDYQTMFAREKGAVAAPTAALHFTPELVAALDEAGIARETLTLHVGAGTFLPVKAEETADHRMHAEWGRIDAATADRLNAARAAGGRVIAVGTTSLRLLESAAGEDNVIRPFEGDTSIFITPGYRFKAIDGLMTNFHLPKSTLFMLVSALMGLDRMQSVYAHAIANGYRFYSYGDSSLLLPGD, encoded by the coding sequence ATGCGCGTAGACCTGTTCGATTTCGACCTTCCCAACGAGCTCATCGCCCTCAGGCCGGCGCGTCCGCGTGACGCGGCGAAGCTCCTCGTCGCCCGCGGCGATGCGCCCTTCGAGGACCTGCACGTCCGCGACTTGCCCGGGCAGCTTCGGGCAGGCGACGTACTGGTATTCAACGATACGCGCGTGATCCCCGCTCAGCTCGAGGGCCGTCGCGGCGAGGCGCGGATCGGCGCGACGCTGCACAAGCGGCTCGACCTGCGCCGCTGGCAGGCCTTCGTGCGCAATGCCAAGCGGTTGAAGGCGGGCGACACGGTCGAATTCCCTGCCGACGTCACCGCCATTGCCGAGGAGCGCCACGAAGACGGCAGCTGGACGCTCGCCTTCGCTGGCGAGGAGCCTGTCGAGGTCCTGCTCGAGCGAGCCGGTCGCATGCCGCTGCCGCCCTACATCGCAGGCAAGCGCGAGACCGACGAGGCCGACAAGAGCGATTACCAGACCATGTTCGCGCGCGAGAAGGGCGCTGTCGCAGCGCCCACCGCGGCCCTGCACTTTACTCCTGAGCTGGTCGCGGCGCTCGACGAGGCGGGCATTGCCCGCGAGACCCTGACGCTGCACGTGGGCGCAGGCACCTTCCTTCCGGTCAAGGCCGAGGAGACCGCCGATCATCGCATGCATGCCGAGTGGGGGCGGATCGATGCCGCGACCGCAGACCGGCTCAACGCTGCGCGCGCGGCAGGCGGGCGCGTGATCGCGGTCGGTACCACGAGCCTGCGCCTGCTCGAGAGCGCGGCGGGCGAGGACAATGTCATCCGTCCCTTCGAGGGCGACACCTCGATCTTCATCACGCCCGGCTATCGCTTCAAGGCGATCGACGGGCTGATGACCAACTTCCACCTGCCCAAGTCCACGCTGTTCATGCTGGTCTCGGCGCTGATGGGGCTGGATAGGATGCAGTCAGTCTACGCCCATGCCATCGCGAACGGCTACCGTTTCTACTCCTACGGGGATTCTAGCCTGCTGCTGCCCGGCGACTGA
- a CDS encoding exodeoxyribonuclease VII small subunit, translated as MASENPEIETLSFEDSLRELEGIVRKLESGEVPLEDSITLYEKGEALRRHCQKRLDAAQARIEKIVTGPEGEPVATQPFDAPER; from the coding sequence ATGGCTTCTGAGAACCCTGAAATCGAGACCCTCAGCTTCGAGGATTCCCTGCGCGAACTGGAAGGTATCGTGCGCAAGCTCGAAAGCGGCGAGGTCCCTCTCGAGGATTCGATCACGCTCTACGAGAAGGGCGAGGCGTTGCGCCGCCATTGCCAGAAGCGGCTCGACGCTGCGCAGGCCCGGATCGAGAAGATCGTGACGGGCCCCGAAGGCGAGCCGGTAGCGACTCAACCTTTCGACGCGCCGGAGCGCTGA
- the coaD gene encoding pantetheine-phosphate adenylyltransferase, whose protein sequence is MTERIGVYPGTFDPITLGHADIIRRGAKLVDRLIIGVTTNPSKNPMFTPEERMAMVEREVAALGIDNVSVVGFNALLMKFAKKQNATVILRGLRAVADFEYEYQMAGMNQQLDPAIETVFLMADVSLQPIASKLVKEIALFGGDIAKFVSPAVREDVVARIAMRGQLGDY, encoded by the coding sequence ATGACTGAGCGCATCGGGGTCTATCCCGGCACCTTTGATCCGATCACGCTGGGCCATGCCGATATCATCCGGCGCGGCGCAAAGCTGGTCGATCGCCTGATCATCGGAGTCACGACCAATCCGTCGAAGAACCCGATGTTCACGCCCGAAGAGCGCATGGCCATGGTCGAGCGCGAGGTCGCGGCACTGGGCATCGACAATGTCTCGGTGGTCGGTTTCAACGCCTTGCTGATGAAGTTCGCCAAGAAGCAGAACGCGACCGTGATCCTGCGCGGCCTGCGTGCTGTCGCGGATTTCGAATACGAATACCAGATGGCGGGCATGAACCAGCAGCTCGATCCCGCGATCGAGACGGTATTCCTCATGGCCGATGTCAGCCTGCAGCCGATCGCGTCCAAGCTGGTCAAGGAGATCGCGCTGTTCGGGGGAGATATCGCCAAGTTCGTCAGCCCTGCGGTGCGCGAGGACGTCGTTGCGCGGATCGCCATGCGCGGCCAGCTCGGCGACTACTGA
- a CDS encoding polyprenyl synthetase family protein, with translation MSALATGDSLLAEALTAIAAEVDAAYDAMLPVPDDARARLFEAMRYATIGGGKRLRPLLLTAVAAMYGVEREAAIRAAIALESIHVYSLIHDDLPCMDDDALRHGKPTLHLAFDEATAVLAGDSLHDFAFEILSDPATCADPFTRIELVRALACASGAHGMAGGQMMDLVAEESEFDLPTVTRLQQLKTGALLGAAVEMGAILGHVQPAGRTHLRGYARDIGLAFQIADDLIDHEGDATLAGKAVGKDAEAGKETFVSLLGADRAREQARMLVDQAVSHLAQHGAEADLLRSVARFIVERDR, from the coding sequence GTGAGCGCCCTTGCCACTGGCGATTCGCTGCTGGCCGAGGCCCTGACCGCGATCGCGGCCGAGGTCGATGCCGCCTACGATGCGATGCTGCCGGTGCCCGACGATGCGCGTGCGCGGCTCTTCGAGGCGATGCGCTATGCTACCATCGGTGGCGGCAAGCGCCTGCGCCCGCTGCTGCTCACGGCCGTCGCGGCGATGTATGGCGTCGAGCGCGAGGCTGCCATCCGCGCCGCGATCGCGCTCGAATCGATCCACGTCTATTCGCTCATTCACGACGATCTTCCGTGCATGGACGATGATGCCCTGCGCCACGGCAAGCCTACGCTGCACCTCGCCTTCGACGAGGCGACTGCGGTGCTGGCAGGCGACTCGCTGCACGACTTCGCCTTCGAAATCCTGTCCGATCCGGCCACCTGCGCCGATCCGTTCACCCGCATCGAGCTGGTCCGCGCGCTCGCCTGCGCGAGCGGCGCTCACGGCATGGCGGGAGGGCAGATGATGGATCTCGTTGCCGAGGAGAGCGAGTTCGACCTGCCCACGGTGACGCGCCTCCAGCAGCTCAAGACCGGAGCGCTGCTCGGCGCGGCGGTCGAAATGGGGGCGATCCTGGGCCATGTACAGCCGGCCGGGCGCACGCACCTGCGCGGCTATGCGCGCGACATCGGCCTCGCCTTCCAGATCGCCGACGATCTCATCGACCACGAGGGCGATGCTACGCTCGCTGGCAAGGCCGTCGGCAAGGATGCCGAGGCGGGCAAGGAGACCTTTGTCTCGCTGCTCGGCGCGGATCGTGCGCGCGAACAGGCACGCATGCTGGTTGACCAGGCCGTGAGTCATCTCGCACAGCACGGTGCCGAGGCCGACCTGCTGCGCAGCGTGGCCCGGTTCATCGTTGAGCGCGACAGGTGA